Part of the Novipirellula artificiosorum genome, CTCGTCGACTGTGGCAATTGTGGCCCAGATTTTCAATCCATCCGTCGGATGGTGTCGTCTCGTTTCAAAGCGTCGGTGGTGCAAACCCACGGGCTTGAGGACACTTTGCAGGTCCTGCGGACGCGAAAGGTTGATTTGGTGACGATCAACCGGAAATTGGACCGAGACTATACAGACGGTTTGGAGGTTCTTGCTAAGATTAAAGCGGACGCTGAGGTGGGAGCGGTTCCGGTCATGTTGGTGACCAACTACGACGAACACCAACAATCCGCGATGGATGTCGGTGGCGTTCTCGGATTTGGGAAGCTGTCACTCGAAGACGAGGCGACCCGTGAGTTGCTGGAGCCGTATCTGAGCGAAAAAGTAAGCGAACGAACATGACTGGACCGACTCGAAAACTACTGTCTGCGAAAATTCATCGAGCCACCGTCACCGGTGCGGATGTCGATTACGAAGGCAGCGTCACGATTCCGCCTGAATTGATGCAGGCGGCTGGGATTTTGCCTTACGAATCGGTCCACGTCTGGAACACCACCCGCGGCACTCGGCTGGAAACGTATGCGATTGCTGGATTGCCGGGGTCCAGCGACATTTGCATGAACGGAGCCGCTGCTCATTTGATGCAGCCAGGTGACCGTGTGATCTTGGCGACTTATACGTTTGTTCCCGAAGCCGACGCCGCCAAACATCGCCCCAAGTTGGTGTTTGTCGACCAATTGAACCAAATGGTCCACTCCGGTCCCGAAATCGCTGGGCCCCAACGTCGCGAGGCGTTGACCCCGTAAGGCGAGAGGCAAAAGAGTTCTGGCCGTGCGACGGACTTCCAGTTCCGTCGAAAGTCGTACCAAGGGCAAATTGGCTTCTGCCGCTCGCCTAAAAAAATCCAGCAAGGATGCCAATTAGGTAAGTACGGTTGAGTGAAACGGCCGGGAAACGTATTTTATGGCGGCAATGCGTCGACTTTTGGGAGCACAGCCTTCAGGGCCTAGTCTTGTTGGAGCTCTGCCTTTGACTCGCTCACGCGGATCGCGGCACCCTGATGGTCGTGAAAGCCTGGACGCCAAGCTCGGCTGCGGCCATGACGGAAATCCATGAAGTACCGACAACTCGATAAAATCACTTCGATTGAACCTGGCAAACGAATCTCGGCCGAGCGGACGCTTCTGGCCGATGAGGAGTATTTGCACGACCACTTTCCGCGGTTTCCGGTGATGCCCGGCGTGATGATGCTCGAGGCGTTGCACCAGGCCGCGATCTGGATGATTCGCACCGGGGAAGACTTCAATAGCCCATTGGTTTTGCTTCGTGAGGTCAAGAGTGTCAAATTTGGCGACTTCCTCGCACCGGGCGAAACCTTGCAAATTACCGCCGAAGCGGTCAAATCCGAAGGTCTCGTGACCACGGTCAAGGCGACCGCGTCCAAACAGGGCCGAACGACGGTTTCGGCTCGGATGCTGCTCGAACGGTGTAGCTGTAACGACCCGGAAAGACTACAAACCGACCAAGATGTTCGCCGGCGCGCGAAAAAGCAGTTCCTGGAACTGTTTGGGCCGCTGGCCGATTTGCCCTCGACTCAAAAACAGGCCTGACCCTTTTACCAGCTCGGGCCCCCCTTCACAAACATTCAACCGACCCGTTTCCCTATTACAAGAAGCTCCCAAAGGATTCCCCATCATGGCCCTTTCTCAAGACGAAATCTTTGCAAAAGTTCAAGAATCACTCGTTGACGCGCTGGGTGTCGACGATGACGAAGTGACCCGCGACGCGACGTTGGTGGGTGACCTCGGGGCCGAATCGATCGACTTCCTTGACATCGTCTTCAAACTCGAAAAAGCCTTCGACATCACGATCCCACGCGAAGAGCTTTCGCCCGAAGACGTTTTGACCAACACCCAATACGTTCAAGATGGCAAGGTGACCAGCGAAGGTCTGGCCGAATTGAAGACTCGGATGCCTTGGGCCGATCTGACAGAATTCGAAACCGATCCTCGCGTTGAGCACTTCGGAAACTTGCTGACCGTCGGCGATTTGTGCAACTACGTCGAAACGAAACTCGGAGCCTGAGCCGTCGATGCGTTGGTTTTGGGTCGATCGTTTTACGGAGTTTGTTAGCGGCAGCCACGCCTACGGCATCAAGAATGTGACGTTGGATGAGGCGGTCGTGGACGAATACCAACCCGGTTACCCGATGTTGCCGCCCACCTTGGTGATCGAGGGGATGGCACAATTGGGCGGGATCCTGGTGTCCGAGCACTTCGCGTTCGAGAAACGATGTGTGCTGGCGAAGGTCGGCAAAGCGTTGTTCCATCGGCCTGCGCTGCCGGGGGATCAACTGGTGTACCGAGTCACGATGGAATCGGTTCACGAAACGGGCGCGACCGTTACCAGTACGAGCCATATTGGCGATGCACGGCACGCCGAGATCGATTTGATGTTTGCTTTTTTAGAAGAAGGCCGTTTCACCGACGGCCCACTGTTCGGTCCCGGTGACCTCGAAGCGATGCTGCGGCTGATGCACTTTTTTCACGTCGCAGTCGATGCTTCGGGCAATCCGATTCCGAAGTACCCGAACCTCTAACGGTTTTTTGCAAACGACGGCGCGGAAGCGAAAAGTGCTTTCGCTTCGCTCTCGCATTTATTTTTCCATCCCATCCCTTCCCAAAAATACATCAAGCAGGTTCCCCCATGCGTCGCCGAGTCGTCGTTACCGGTATCGGAATGGTCAACCCAATGGGCCATGACGCACAGGTCGTCTGGTCGGGGTTGAAGGAGGGCAAGAGCGGCGTGGCGAAAACGACGCTGTTCGATGCCAGTGGTTTTCCGACGAAGATCAGCGCCGAAGTCAAAGATTGGGACGTGACCAAAGTCGGTGAGCCCTTAGAAAAGTGGGCCAATCGCGGCCGGCACACGCGGTTTGCGATCGGTGCCGGCAAACAAGCCATCGCCGATAGCGGCGTGCTCGATTCGATCACCGATCCGACGCGCTTTGGTGTCTACATGGGGTCGGGCGAAGGCAACCAAGATTTCACGACCTTTAGCAAGATGATGTCGGCAGCCTTGGCCGACGGCGAATATGACGCCAGCAAGTTCATTGCCAAGGGAATCGAACTACTCGACCCGGCGAAGGAACTTGAGCAAGAACCGAACATGCCAGCGGCTCATTTGGCTTCGATGTTCAATGCGCAAGGCCCCAATTTGAATTGTTTGACCGCCTGTGCCGCCAGCAGCCAAGCGGTTGGCGAAGCGACCGAGATCATCCGTCGTGGGGACGCCGATGTCATGCTCGCCGGCGGAACGCACTCGATGATCCATCCGCTCGGCGTGACCGGATTCAACTTGTTGACGGCGATGAGCGAAAGCAATGACGAGCCGACCAAGGCAAGCCGACCGTTCGATCGGCTTCGCAACGGTTTCGTCCTCGGCGAAGGTTCGGCGATGATCGTGCTCGAAGAACTCGAATCGGCCAAGAAACGCGGGGCCACGATCTATGGCGAGGTCGCCGGATACGGATCCACCGCCGACGCCTACCGCGTGACCGACATCCCACCCGATGGGCACGGCGGGATCGCAGCGATGCGCATGGCGATTGCCGATGCTGGCTTGAATCCGAACGATATCCAGTACGTCAACGCGCACGGAACGAGCACCACGGTGAACGACCGCGTTGAAACCAAGGCTTGCAAAGAGGTTTTTGGTGAGAATGCCTACAAGGTGCCGGTCAGCAGCACCAAGAGCATGATGGGCCACTTGATTGCGGCCGGTGGCGTGACCGAAATGATCGTCTGCTTGTTGGCGATCCGTGACTCGGTGTTGCCGCCGACAATCAATCAAGAAAACCCCGACCCCGATTGTGATCTCGATTACGTTCCCAACGTCGCCCGGGAAGCATCGGTACGCTACGCGTTGAACAACAGCTTTGGGTTCGGTGGCCAGAATGTGACGTTGTGTCTGAGTCGCTTTGAGTAACCCGATGAATGAATTTACCGATTCGGAACTTGCTGCTTTTCTTGACGAGGCCTTGCCCGCCAGCCGCAGTGCTGAATTGGAACACTGTCTTCGCACCGATGCCGAGTTGCGAAAACGCGTCACCGAAATCCAAGGCCGCGAAGCAGCCGGGCTGCACTCGATCGGTGCGATTTGGCGACGCGATCGCCTCTCTTGTCCCTCGCGGTCGGAGCTCGGCCAATGGATCCTCGGGACGTTGGCGACCGATGCGGCCGACTACATTCGCTTTCATCTCGACGAAGTCGGATGTCGTTATT contains:
- a CDS encoding acyl carrier protein, whose translation is MALSQDEIFAKVQESLVDALGVDDDEVTRDATLVGDLGAESIDFLDIVFKLEKAFDITIPREELSPEDVLTNTQYVQDGKVTSEGLAELKTRMPWADLTEFETDPRVEHFGNLLTVGDLCNYVETKLGA
- the panD gene encoding aspartate 1-decarboxylase; the protein is MTGPTRKLLSAKIHRATVTGADVDYEGSVTIPPELMQAAGILPYESVHVWNTTRGTRLETYAIAGLPGSSDICMNGAAAHLMQPGDRVILATYTFVPEADAAKHRPKLVFVDQLNQMVHSGPEIAGPQRREALTP
- a CDS encoding beta-ketoacyl-[acyl-carrier-protein] synthase family protein, yielding MRRRVVVTGIGMVNPMGHDAQVVWSGLKEGKSGVAKTTLFDASGFPTKISAEVKDWDVTKVGEPLEKWANRGRHTRFAIGAGKQAIADSGVLDSITDPTRFGVYMGSGEGNQDFTTFSKMMSAALADGEYDASKFIAKGIELLDPAKELEQEPNMPAAHLASMFNAQGPNLNCLTACAASSQAVGEATEIIRRGDADVMLAGGTHSMIHPLGVTGFNLLTAMSESNDEPTKASRPFDRLRNGFVLGEGSAMIVLEELESAKKRGATIYGEVAGYGSTADAYRVTDIPPDGHGGIAAMRMAIADAGLNPNDIQYVNAHGTSTTVNDRVETKACKEVFGENAYKVPVSSTKSMMGHLIAAGGVTEMIVCLLAIRDSVLPPTINQENPDPDCDLDYVPNVAREASVRYALNNSFGFGGQNVTLCLSRFE
- a CDS encoding 3-hydroxyacyl-ACP dehydratase FabZ family protein; the protein is MRWFWVDRFTEFVSGSHAYGIKNVTLDEAVVDEYQPGYPMLPPTLVIEGMAQLGGILVSEHFAFEKRCVLAKVGKALFHRPALPGDQLVYRVTMESVHETGATVTSTSHIGDARHAEIDLMFAFLEEGRFTDGPLFGPGDLEAMLRLMHFFHVAVDASGNPIPKYPNL
- a CDS encoding PleD family two-component system response regulator; translated protein: MAKLLVDCGNCGPDFQSIRRMVSSRFKASVVQTHGLEDTLQVLRTRKVDLVTINRKLDRDYTDGLEVLAKIKADAEVGAVPVMLVTNYDEHQQSAMDVGGVLGFGKLSLEDEATRELLEPYLSEKVSERT
- a CDS encoding 3-hydroxyacyl-ACP dehydratase FabZ family protein, whose product is MKYRQLDKITSIEPGKRISAERTLLADEEYLHDHFPRFPVMPGVMMLEALHQAAIWMIRTGEDFNSPLVLLREVKSVKFGDFLAPGETLQITAEAVKSEGLVTTVKATASKQGRTTVSARMLLERCSCNDPERLQTDQDVRRRAKKQFLELFGPLADLPSTQKQA